aagaACTGTTATGTTGTTGGAAATAACTTGGTGTCCAGAGGCGCGCAGGGCAGGCTTAGCTCAGCCAGTCGCCTGCTCGCGGGACTCGGGGCCACTTCACCAGACACCACTTTACAAGCTTACAAAATGTGCGCAAAAtctattttgttgttattttccATTTTATCGACTTACGTAGACTCAGCTTCGTTTGACCAGCGTCAGACTGGAAACTTGAACGTGCAAGTAGATTTAAAGGACATCCAAATCATTGCTTTGATGAAAGGCGGCAAGGAAGAATATGTGGTAAGAGatctttatatttaaaatataaacattttattcCTAGCCTTGCTTTATTAGCTAATAGGTATCTATATACTGTATATTTACTACTAGGTAATACTAGGTAGTAGGCTACTAGGTATATTttgtcatgttttattttagtgcTCTAGAGTTTATTACAAAGCGGCTGTAGGCGGTTTACTGACATGAAATGATGTGTTCCCCGAAACATGCGGCACTTTAGAAAATTAGATTGCaagtagataggtacctacactacctACCAGCTACACTACACAAtttactatacctacttatacagaACGTGACGAAGCTTAACTCTGTTAAGAATTTTAAACAGTTTCTATTTTGAAAAGGTTTAAGTAGCTGGTaattgttactgcacaccgttgtatggggaccttgcactttgagactatgcgctgaaacttagcacagttgattcttagctggtcttgagcagatacagaccgggagccgtcgagagccacctctcatttagtgggggggaggggggaagttcgacgccgccgcgcttcacttggagcaacatttctctaaaactatacatattagggcatgtaatatatcattttcggataaattaaggacgaggaatctagttttggaacaaaaacaatgcactttctaacaaaaaaaaaagcataaagtagaaaggactaaaaaacgtatttttgattttttcgtaattaccaattttttttaaagtgtagcaggaatctgaaaacaaaacacacagtcgtaaagctacacttattacgtttaagaaaatatatagtttaatatacaaaactgttgagaAATGGGAGatacaaaataatattaagcgtgggtcagagtgatctcaatacaaaatattatgaatgtgggaaagttacttataatttgttcgacaatcgtttatttttcttgtttttcgtaaataactcgtaaacggtagcccacagcaaaaaattatcttttacgtaaataatctgtttcagatcagatttttcgctaccatcaatataaaaaaaatatataagggAGAAAATGAATAcctaggtccccttttttagtcattcgtaaataactcgtaaacgatggccaatagcaaaaaattttttagtacatgaataataagcataaaatttcctacaaaaaaggttattcaaactttttcgctaggatcaatatttaaaaaggggaccttagaatttattttctctctttaatatcgtttttaatattgatcctagcgaaaaagtttgaacgACTTTTTTTGTagcaaattttatgtaaattatttatgtactaaaaaattttttgctattggccatcctttacgagttatttacgaatgacaaaaaaaggggaccttagtatttattttctcccttcaatattttttttaatattgatcttagcgaaaaaaagtagcacttattttataagaaatctgaaacagattatttacgtaaaaaatatttttttgctgtgggctaccgtttacgagttatttacgaaaaactaaaaaaataaacgattgtagaacaaattataagtaactttcccacattaataatattttgtattgagatcactctggcccacgcttaatattattttttatctcccatgtaacaacagttttgtataataaactatatattttcttaaacgtaataagtgtagctttacaactatattttttgttttcagattcctattacactttaaaaaaaattggtaattatgaaaaaatctaggatacgtttttttgtcttttctactttatgtttttttttgttagaaagtgcattgttttggttaaaaaaaaattcctcatccttaatttatccgaaaatgatatatcacatgccctaataggtacagttttagagaaatgttgctccaagtgaagcgcggcggcgtcgaacttcccccctcccccccactaaatgagacgtggctctcgaggtctcccggtctgtatctgctcatgaccacctaagaatcaactgtgccaagtttcagcgcatagtcacaaagtgcaaggtgtcgtgcactaacaaactagcaaGTAGGTATAAATACATTTGAGTTCACATTCGAAATTTTTTGACGCGTTGTAATCGGTTGAGGTTGAGTGACAGAGTTGACTACGGACCCTATAAAATACGGTCGAATTGATAACgccctatttttttataagtcggttaaaattttaaagttATACTTGACTGATGATGTCATTTCCGTAAAGGGGcctactgattaacagtccgccggacggtattggcctgtcagtcgttcggaactgtcaaaatgttgttctaactgacaggcaatataccgtccggcagactgttaatcagtgggccccttaactccCTTTATTCAAGTGAACTACAGTGCTACAATTTTATTAAGTAGGAACAGTCTCAATTATCTAAGGACCTAATCTTTTTGCTCATGAAGCGCaataatgaaaaaattaaaccaTTTTCGTAATTCGAACAATTCGCAGGCCTATTCGAACGTGcgtgcgtctcgcccgcgccaatacataatatgtacggacaagtacgagcgaaaggTACGATAACTGTGCCCCTagcctcatcatcatcatcatcatcatcaggctatattagtccactgctggacatagccctcccctaaagagcgccaaagcgccctgtcttcagcttgccgcatccagcatctgcctgcagtctttcgcagatcgtcatcttacctggtcggagggcgtcctacactacgtttgccgagtcgcggtctccactcaagaacacgttTACCCCAGCGGTTGTCGGTTCTTCTTGAGATATTccagcccactgccacttcagcttgctaattcttTGAGCTATGTCGGTAACTTTGGTTCTCTGTCGGATGTATTCGTTACGAATCCTATCCTCCAGAGAAACCCCGAGCATAGCTCTCTCCATAGCTCactgagcgactttgaactgGTGGACCAAccctaccgtgagtgtccatGTCTCGGCTCCGTAGGTCATGacgggtaggacgcactgattgaaAACTTTTGTTTTCAAGCATTGCGGTATGGATGACGAGAACACTCGGCGATGTTTCGCGAACGCTGCCCAGCCGAGCTGGATCCTCCTCGTGGCCTCCTTCTCGAAATTGTTTCTACCTAACTGCAGAATCTGCCCAAGGTAAGTGTATTCGGAAACGATTTCGAGGAGGTGACCATGTACGACTATCGGTATTGGATCAATGTGGCCATTGATCATGATTTTGGTTTTATCCAAATTCATGCCAAGACCGATGCGTCGTGAGGCTGAAGCTAGGTCGTCCAGTAACCGGTTCAGCTCCTCCAGCGACTCCGCCATTAAGACTATGTCATCTGCAAATCGTAGGTGTGAGATGTAGTCGCCGTTTATGTTGATGCCCTTACCTTTCCAGTCCAGCGTCTTAAACACATCTTCCAACGCGCTTGTGAACAGTTTCGGGGATATAACATGTAGCCTAGCCTAGTGTATGTAAATTTCATacaatagcgtgacgtgacgtatgcctttgcgttaagtctcattttgtagGGGATTGTGAGTTTCAGAAAAGTCCCGCTctgcgcgctgttcaaaatttcatacaaaatgagacgcaaacgcgtacgtccgtcacggtatcgaatgaaatttacactaggggttcagaatgacatcagttagatgccattttgatatcagtgtaaACGGTACTTTTTCGAATAAGTATACGAGAAGGTAgagtttatttgttttacaagggggcaggaaagtttttgtttaacccctcgtgctaatattgatacccgaggaAGACTCCAAAATTGAAGCGCTAGCGTAACGAGTGGTACAAAAAATAGAGTCCTGagcttgagcgttgcgaggattTCAAGGCAGGAGGTTTCAATAAATTGTGCTATCGAGTGAATCGCAACATTGTTCACCATACCACCGCGAAATCAAATCTATATAAACTTAATTTTCCACTCTTgcggataaaatgcaactttctcatcagtttttgaagaataaagagagcGGTGTGGTGAGAAAGAAATTATCTCAAAATTTTCCCCTTGACGTACTTTATTATGTATTCCTTTCTCCTCCTCCACTATATGTTATGTCATAATGTTCCAATGTTAAAAGTTTTATTAAAAGATATTTCCCTTTTATAAAACATATCCAAAATTAGGAAAAAACTTTCTTTAAAATCTCTCGGTTTTACTTTTCAAACACATCGTAATCACTGGACCTTAATCCGCAGCGGATTATGcttagggtttctggtttctcggccttttttatttctcgaggcacgggaattctcgaacagaatttctcgagtttctcgagtatctcgagaatctttaagagtttcaaaaaacacgttatttttaatttttggcTTTACTACAAATCAGACTCATAAGAATCGTAGGTgagatcaataatcaaacaaATGGAAAGTTTTTAGTAACCATAAATTGCACTTAATAATCGAAATTCAACAAGAAAATAAACTAAAGGTGCATGCGTGCGCGCCAGCGATGTGATATGCTATAGTATATTTCTTTAGGGACTTATTTCACAAAATGTTAACAAACCACAATAAGGTATTTTATCATCAAGTTTTTCTaagtaatataaatacttaggtacctattcaacgtaacaatgaagctgctaatattgtgctattttgctaataggaatatatcgggatgattttatttatcaatagtaatttagttatgcaatatttgttattataaggccctataattcgtttttgttagcattagaaagaagataagcgatcttgacgtgtctttttaatgaaaaacacttttgataaataagtcacgacaaatatgtaacaatgtcatatacgatcatttatgttgttttgctttcataagtaacagTTACTAAGgctttaaagcgtttttcaataaaaagactcgTCAAGATTGTTGactttttttctaatgctaaaaaaacgaattatattaATGAACCTAAAACGAGACGAATTATTTAGACATTTGAGAGTAGTAGTTTTAAAgtttcaaaacatgaaaatatGTTGAAGCCAGATCGATAGGGGACGGATCAAGgcagtttttttatttagttggtTGATTCATAaatgttttaagtttatttaactacatttatttaactgcttaaagaaatacactatagtaAGTATAGACATATCACGCGTGAATCACGTCTttatacgcgtgttttcttgttacttatcacaagagatttatttctcgacttctcgaggcattgagaatttttttcccgtctcgacgaagggcaaatttctcgagatttctcgagcagaaaccctaatTATGCTATTCTTTGCGCAGTATATCCTCAATCTTTAACGAATGCCTATCTTTATTTCAGGATTACGACTATGCCTACGATTACTCAGAGATGACGATAAAACCGCAAAACGGTTCGACTACACCGAGACCGTTAAATGCAACCACTGATGCTGAAAATGATTCAACTACCACTGTATTCGATCTGTCGACTGTGGCGATAAAAAATGATACGTGGTTGAGTGCCGAGACCACACCGGCACCTACCGCGGCGACCCAGCAAGACACGTTTTCGTCAACAGAAAAAAATACGGAAGGCTTCGCAACGGCATCGTCCCCGCCGATTCCTAATGACAAAAACATCACCGTAACACAGACTGCCTCGAATAGCACGGAATGTAAAAAAGGTCTTATTCTTAACCTCAAAGGTGATTGCGAACTCAAATTGCAAGGCACCGGAAATGCGTAAGTAATTACATATTATCTGACTTACATTTGTTTCGTATATCTATGCGTAATTgtgtacctatgtaggtacctatattatgatGTGTTGACCATTTGAAAATGGCAGAGACTTTTGATTTGGTAAAGTACACTGAGTACACATAGAGTCGGATCAAGATAACTCTGCACAGgatttgcaatgacaaaattATGTTATGGCACTCCACACTTTGTTGTACCTATTcaaagtcggtgcaaagttagattAGTCGGACTCTACCTAATACTAGGGATCTTATTAGGTTACTTTTAATGGGATGGGACATAACACATAGTAATATCTGGATTTGGATTAGgaaaggtgtattcgggtaattccgaaaatCACCCATAATTTCGTGGTGTCCGTGTATtctcagggggcctagccaagatgccaatcgtttgcctcgtagcgaacgaaacgcttaataatgtctctctgtcgcactggATATGGTACATGGAAGAGCCGAGCAACACATTACCgttttcgttcgctacggcgcaaacgattgggatTATGGCTATGGCTATAGGCCctcagtacgtctaccaccagttttgacattgacataacgctcacgtctacgtaatttactttctgtatatctcgcttgcactaatatgcgagtacgagcgagatgcatagaaagtaagttatgtagacgtgagcgtatatgtcaatgtcaaaactgatggtagacgtacaggtcCACGATTTGGAATCATGAGCGTGTAGAGGGAGATTAACAAGTAGTTATCATAGAAATCGcgcgatttgtatgaaatataagtattaaCACTACATTAAATTTTTCAATCAAGCAAAATAATCTGAAATAGGGACTGAATTCGTACCACCGTTCGTTGGTCTGGTGTGCGTCGGTCGATCGCGATGAAGCTCCCGTTACGgagcgaaacatgtcgagcaattTTCGAATTAAGAAACGTGAGTGACACGTTTTAATGTCAGAGTCACGCGGAAGTTTTTCTATCAAAATTTGTACTACCGATTAAAATGGGACTACCCTAAAGGCCCTTAAGGTGGAAATATTTGCTGTACTTAGGTGAGGTCTTggtagctcagatggcagaTAATTGGGCACATTTCACGCGATAAAAATGGTTACCTAGTGTCTATTTCATTAACAGTTTAGTGTTCGGCTAGCAATTACTGTTATCAACGTAATTGCAATGTACGTGTGTACTTACAATACATACAAGCATACCCAAGCACTAGTcttaaccacagaataaataatattactaggtacagaagactcactctccaacaaaacgcgtctgttacgattaggacagatatgaccgctaggtggcgcaagcgccacgcgcggcttatggctaggcaccaaaattggtgtgggacggatgtacttgttgcgacgcgacgaaatcgcggagtgagccacgcctgtcttAACATTTGTTGCTGTCGGTAATAATGTCGATTACCTCTAGAAAGTGCCACTCCTAGTGGGAACATAGTTCAGAGCCAGTAACCGttaccaacttttagtatgttgttggaCATGGTATTTGGACCTGCCGGGAGCGGGTGGCGCAGGTCATCTACTTCAGCGTAATGTCATCAAAATAACTCCCGCTTCTCTGTGAATACTGGAGATCCAACACCATGCCCAACCACATCCATTTCTGACGAAATAGGCATTGTGGTTTAGCGGAATTCCGCATTCAAATATGTATGTAGGGGTGCTAAACTAATAAttttgctgactgtatataagtacctaagcgctggtggcctagctagcggtaagagcgtgcgactttccaaaggtcgcgggttcaaacctcggctcgtaccaatcatgagtttttcgaaacttatgtacgaaatatcatttgatatttacttaccagttgcttttcagtgaaggaaaacatcgtgaggaaacccgtctaatcccaataagacctagattcccctctgggttcgaaggtcagatggcagtcgcttccgtaaaaactagtgcctacgtcaattcttgggattagttgtcaagcagaccccagtctcccatgagccgtggcaaaatgccgggataacgcgaggaagaagactgtacataagtacctactaattggCTAGCAGCAGAAATCCAATAAGAAAATCCGCGATTATTATGCCTGATAAAATATTACTTATCAAAACCTATCTCCTATCAGATATGGtagttattataaaaaatatttttaatgagtGTCAaccaaaatatgttttttttttataaatccaTGGAAATAACATTGATGTCACTAGCACCGAAATATTATTGAGAGCTAGCCTAGTTATTTCGTAATAGGTActcaaaatgtacctattacgTATGTAGTGACCATTAAACTACTTATCTAACTACATTTTATTCTTTCACAGGTTGCTGAAATTAGTTAAATTATCCCAAAGGTTGAAACTGAAGAGAGAAAACCGAAGAAATCAGAATCATTCAACATAAGCTACTGGACTACATGCTAATATagcttatatacttacatatgtgACAAAGACTGCAAgaataaaattttgttaaaaattccTTCTATGGGTTTTTAGTTAATACATATTTTCCTTTAGTAAGAATtgcattgttttatattttagggCTGGCTGGGCTGTATGAGTATGAGGAAAACTGTATGCTAGTCATTCTAGCCAAGCATATTGTTATTTTGGACACATGTGCTTTTATTAATTGCCATCCCTTGCACTGGCAATGTGAAAGTTAGTAATTATTATAACTAATAACATTTATGGGATCCATTTCTGGTTGTCAGTAAAGATTAACATGTTTATGGCAAAAATGGTAAGTCTTTCTTGTATTGGAAATGAGTAAATGACACATTTACATAGCATAGCTTTAATCAGCGGTTTAGGATAGCCTTGTGTGGAATGGAAACAAAATGTAactgaatattatttatttacataatttctATGCACTTTTAAAGTATAAAGTCATCCTGCTCCATTGTGCCCTAATCATGTTTATTTCAATATATTATGCTTTGAATAGGACGGgccttagtttttttttttcaattttttgtaCTATTTGAGGCATTTGGATTAATTCCTTGTGAATTCATAGTTTCATGcacataaaattatgtaaaataataattggcaATAAGTTAAGAACATACAGCATACACAATGTATGAAAATTAATAATGGTGCACAAGATCCTAGTCACACAGAACAACATGAAACACAAGAGACTACAGTTTGCAGAGACAGAATAAGAGGGGCACGAAGGCTCCTATGGTGATGAACACAGGTATAAGCACGGAGCTCTCATCCATGGAGTAGGGGTCGGGCTGCTTAGGACCACTTGCCCTGCGTGACTGGGTATTTTTCTCTTCTACTTCCTCTCTAGGCTCCTCTGCCTCATTGTCTGGCCACACTAATGGTGATAATTTAGGAACTTCATCTATAGTACCCCTCATCACATATAAAGCATTGATTTTGGGGTTGTCTCGGTAACCTTTGATAAACTCTACCTTTATTTTTCCTCCTCTAATATCAGATTCTTCCTCATTGTAATACAGTTTACCATTTTTAATAGAGTATGGAATATACTCGTCATGCGCCACACCACGACCCACTTTGTCGAAAATGTCTAAATCGGCTACTATGGTGTGGTCTCCGTTGAGGACAACGTCGAATACTTTCATATTGGGAGCGTTGAAGTATACTTCGCTAAACTTGAGTACCAGCACGTAATCCCCGTCTTTGTTGGCTGGGATGTCGTAGCCGAAGGTGCTGTGGTGGTAGCGCTCCGTCTGGTACAAGATCTCGTCCTTCGGGTTGGCTCTGCCGATCATTACCAGCTGTTTTCCGTAGTCGGAAGCGGTGCCAACTCTGCCGTGCAAAGGATCTTTCTCATAATGAATGCCGTATATGTCTGTGTGCGCAGGTCCGCCAGCGTTGATTGCGTAAATTATTTCGCCGAGTCCTGTTGCATTTCTTATTAATGAAAGTACAGATAGAAACCATAAAATCCGACAATTCATTTTTGATGACGAGTCACACACTTTCATGTTCGAATAAATTAACTTCACTAAGATTGTCACTTGCGCAAACAGTCCTTGCTTTGTACACTATTATGTCAATATATTATTCCgcatttttctttaaaattagCATGGAATAATAAAAGGTAAATAGCCGAGCCGGCATTATTCAGCGGACACGATCGTGCGAGCAATTTGCCAATGCCAAACCAAACGACTAATGTtgcaaggaagaaaaacaaaactcCCCATATTATTGAatacaattttgagacaatgaattaaaatacacaattcgtttagtagtaccactgtatatatattgtatgtaaataaatgtttttttatagtaaaagttaaaaaaaaaataaacataataaaaaccgAAATATCTGCAAGAATTTATGAATAATTATATTTCACATAAGTTACCTATTGACAAAATATTGTTTTGCTtttaatatgtaattcaataagTACTTTCGTTCAACTATTTACTGCGAGTCCAATTTATGGGGTCTTTTCGTGACTGGTAACAtaacctgtattttttttaatacaaggCAAAGAAATAACGTAAACATACAGCCACAGCCACAAAAGCCTggttaaaagccgtaacagactaccgcaccgcactgcgaccttggtgcggtcaaAATATCTCTTTCTTGCTctaacttatagctgcgtcTTTAACGCACGTACGGCGACCACCTTACACACTATCAATACGTgcgccgcaccgcaccaaggtcgcgtaAGGTGGTCGCCGTACGtgcgttaaggacgcagctataagttagagcgagaaagagatattttgaccgcaccaaggtcgcggtgcggtagtCTATTACGGCTTTTAGAGCTGCTTAAATTTGACGTTTCATTATTAATTTCGATCTGTTTAAAACAAAATGGCGCCATTCCGCTgagaataaatatatatagcATAGCCACGCGTAGCTATGGCATGGttaatttaatatacctatCCATATCCAATTatgtgtgtaaaaatattttccataatgtcaatatccagagaggaatcCCTTTCCTTTTAACACATTccactgccagcgacccgctaggtGGATTCTCTTTTCGCAGGTGGCGTTAGGTGCTTTTCTCTACATAGCGGAAAATAAACGCCATCGGCTACGAGGCCTACGagcgtagcgcgtagctcgcgctgacagtgaatgcgttaagactagtggctctgtgagctgtagacctcgcgagctgagcttaaaactgagtaaatgtatggcttcgttgtttagaagaatttagagaatctaatttgacaattaaaaccttaactatcgaacctgcctacaaaattcgggaattggtttagaaatgcgaccagtagagtagaacagatggacatacgaaacaatttttggctaacaggccaattcaaacgtacactgatatcagaatgacgtctaactgatgtcatttagttatcgtgcatttcgctggttcttgtccgtacatgtattggcgcaagcgagacgcacgatgactactaaataacatgataaaaatatcattccgatgtcagtgtacggtcggtgccccaacttaagtatccacgtcgccatactaattgtatagaaaaatggatagagttagaccaagaaaagtctgcagagattttgacagcacacgcagtgccaatgttatttgtgccagtgtcaaaatctctgcagacttttcttggtctaactctacttatgttagggaaccaacattaccttttaattagcctgtaaactgcaactgagaagcttcgtgcgcgtttggtttgccagtcttttcagtctttgttcctcctcgagtcgcaatagaaggagtttcatgcttttaattttagtcgagtaagaatttaaatatctaactaatctaaattctaaagagaatagattg
The Cydia splendana chromosome 8, ilCydSple1.2, whole genome shotgun sequence genome window above contains:
- the LOC134793167 gene encoding uncharacterized protein LOC134793167 gives rise to the protein MCAKSILLLFSILSTYVDSASFDQRQTGNLNVQVDLKDIQIIALMKGGKEEYVDYDYAYDYSEMTIKPQNGSTTPRPLNATTDAENDSTTTVFDLSTVAIKNDTWLSAETTPAPTAATQQDTFSSTEKNTEGFATASSPPIPNDKNITVTQTASNSTECKKGLILNLKGDCELKLQGTGNALLKLVKLSQRLKLKRENRRNQNHST
- the LOC134792881 gene encoding malectin-A encodes the protein MKVCDSSSKMNCRILWFLSVLSLIRNATGLGEIIYAINAGGPAHTDIYGIHYEKDPLHGRVGTASDYGKQLVMIGRANPKDEILYQTERYHHSTFGYDIPANKDGDYVLVLKFSEVYFNAPNMKVFDVVLNGDHTIVADLDIFDKVGRGVAHDEYIPYSIKNGKLYYNEEESDIRGGKIKVEFIKGYRDNPKINALYVMRGTIDEVPKLSPLVWPDNEAEEPREEVEEKNTQSRRASGPKQPDPYSMDESSVLIPVFITIGAFVPLLFCLCKL